The following proteins are encoded in a genomic region of Pseudomonas saponiphila:
- a CDS encoding Hsp20 family protein, producing MSTAFSLAPLFRSSVGFDRFNDLFESALRNEPGSSYPPYNVEKHADDQYRIVIAAAGFQEEDLELQVEKGVLTVSGGKRDANESVTYLHQGIAQRAFKLSFRLADHIEVKAAALSNGLLNIDLLRVVPEEAKPKRIPINGAQQPALQH from the coding sequence ATGAGTACTGCATTTTCCCTGGCTCCACTGTTCCGTTCCTCTGTTGGCTTCGACCGTTTCAACGACCTGTTCGAATCGGCGTTGCGCAATGAACCGGGCAGCAGCTATCCACCCTACAACGTTGAAAAACACGCCGACGACCAATACCGCATCGTCATCGCGGCAGCCGGTTTCCAGGAAGAAGACCTGGAACTGCAAGTGGAGAAAGGCGTGTTGACCGTGAGTGGTGGCAAGCGCGATGCCAATGAAAGTGTCACCTACCTGCACCAGGGCATTGCCCAGCGTGCATTCAAGCTGTCCTTCCGTCTGGCCGACCATATCGAGGTCAAGGCCGCGGCCCTGAGCAACGGTCTGTTGAACATCGACCTGCTGCGGGTCGTGCCGGAAGAGGCCAAGCCAAAGCGCATCCCGATCAACGGTGCGCAGCAGCCGGCTCTGCAACACTAA
- a CDS encoding tRNA dihydrouridine synthase has protein sequence MQIALAPMEGLVDNILRDVLTRVGGIDWCVTEFIRVNDRLLTPAYFHKLAPELLHGAHTAAGVPLRVQLLGSDPVCLAENAALACELGSEVIDLNFGCPAKTVNKSRGGAVLLKEPELLNQIVEHVRRAVPAHIPVTAKMRLGFDSPDGSLVCATALAEGGAEHIVVHARTKVDGYKPPAHWEWIPRVQEVVKVPVFANGDIWSVEDWRRCREISGVEDIMLGRGLVSRPDLARQIAAARAGEEVVAMSWADLQPLLQEFWAQVVVQLTPRSAPGRLKQWLAMLTRNYPEAVELFTALRRETDLDQVGRLLGVARSEAA, from the coding sequence ATGCAAATTGCCCTGGCGCCCATGGAAGGGTTGGTCGACAACATCCTGCGGGATGTATTGACCCGTGTTGGCGGGATCGACTGGTGTGTCACCGAGTTCATCCGCGTCAACGACCGTCTGTTGACGCCTGCCTATTTCCACAAGCTCGCGCCCGAGTTGCTGCACGGTGCGCATACCGCTGCCGGAGTGCCGTTGCGCGTGCAGTTGCTGGGTTCGGATCCGGTGTGCCTGGCCGAGAACGCCGCGCTGGCCTGTGAGCTGGGCAGTGAGGTCATCGATTTGAACTTCGGTTGCCCGGCCAAGACCGTCAACAAGTCCCGGGGCGGGGCGGTGCTGCTCAAGGAGCCCGAGCTGCTGAACCAGATCGTCGAGCATGTGCGGCGCGCGGTGCCGGCGCACATTCCGGTGACGGCAAAAATGCGGCTGGGTTTCGACAGTCCGGACGGCTCGCTGGTGTGCGCGACCGCGTTGGCCGAGGGCGGTGCCGAGCATATCGTGGTTCACGCCCGGACCAAGGTCGATGGCTACAAGCCGCCGGCTCACTGGGAGTGGATTCCCCGGGTCCAGGAGGTGGTCAAGGTGCCGGTGTTCGCCAACGGCGATATCTGGAGCGTCGAGGATTGGCGGCGCTGCCGGGAGATCAGTGGTGTCGAGGACATCATGCTCGGCCGTGGCTTGGTGTCGCGTCCCGACCTGGCGCGACAGATCGCCGCTGCCCGGGCGGGCGAAGAGGTGGTGGCCATGTCCTGGGCCGATCTGCAGCCCCTGCTCCAGGAATTCTGGGCCCAGGTGGTGGTGCAATTGACGCCGCGTTCGGCGCCGGGGCGGCTCAAGCAGTGGCTGGCCATGCTGACCCGCAACTACCCGGAGGCGGTGGAATTGTTTACTGCTCTGCGCCGGGAAACCGATCTGGACCAGGTGGGGCGCCTGTTGGGTGTGGCGCGCAGCGAGGCGGCGTAA
- a CDS encoding acyl-CoA thioesterase yields the protein MSWDLATPFVIDLQVAAEDIDGLGHANNAVYVSWLERCAWRHSQRLGLDLAEYRRLDRAMAVVRHEIDYLAAAYEGDELQLATWIVDWDQRLKMARRFQLVRPSDGSTLLRAQTTFVCIELSSGKPKRMPAEFLEGYGPALQGS from the coding sequence ATGAGTTGGGATCTGGCAACGCCATTCGTCATCGATCTGCAGGTGGCGGCCGAGGATATCGATGGTCTGGGGCACGCCAACAATGCAGTTTATGTTTCTTGGCTGGAGCGTTGTGCCTGGCGGCACTCCCAGCGCCTGGGGCTGGATCTGGCGGAGTATCGCCGGCTGGATCGGGCGATGGCCGTGGTGCGACACGAGATCGACTACCTGGCTGCCGCATACGAAGGGGATGAGTTGCAACTGGCTACCTGGATCGTCGATTGGGACCAGCGTCTGAAGATGGCCCGGCGTTTCCAGTTGGTTCGTCCGAGCGATGGCAGCACCCTGTTGCGGGCTCAGACCACCTTCGTCTGCATCGAGCTGTCCAGCGGTAAACCCAAGCGCATGCCGGCCGAGTTCCTCGAAGGCTATGGCCCGGCCCTGCAAGGCTCCTGA
- a CDS encoding alpha/beta fold hydrolase, with amino-acid sequence MSGLSWIRGVNGTLGWVAPQWVANRMRQLFMTPRELPPRDWELPLLARAERLTLRFGLSALRWGQGPTVMLMHGWEGRPTQFASLVDALVTAGYTAVALEGPAHGRSPGDEANVVLFARAMLEAAAELPPLRAVIGHSMGGASAMLAVQLGLRSETLVSIAAPARILGVLRGFARYMGLPPRARSAFIRQVEKDVGMRAASLDVAQYQLDMPGLIVHAEDDRFVPVQESELIHQAWFDSRLLRLSEGGHQRVLADPRVVEAVLALVTGLHLQARQSA; translated from the coding sequence ATGAGCGGATTGAGCTGGATTCGTGGCGTCAATGGCACCCTTGGCTGGGTGGCTCCTCAATGGGTGGCAAACCGGATGCGCCAGCTGTTCATGACACCTCGCGAGCTGCCGCCGCGGGACTGGGAACTGCCGCTGCTGGCGCGCGCCGAGCGACTGACCCTGCGCTTTGGGCTTTCTGCCTTGCGTTGGGGGCAGGGGCCAACGGTGATGCTGATGCATGGCTGGGAAGGGCGACCCACCCAGTTCGCCAGTCTGGTCGATGCGCTGGTGACGGCCGGTTATACCGCGGTGGCGCTGGAGGGGCCGGCCCATGGCCGTTCTCCGGGGGATGAGGCCAATGTGGTGCTATTCGCCAGAGCGATGCTGGAGGCCGCCGCAGAGTTGCCGCCGTTGCGTGCGGTGATCGGCCATTCCATGGGCGGCGCCAGCGCCATGCTCGCCGTGCAATTGGGGCTGCGTAGCGAAACCCTGGTCAGCATTGCTGCACCCGCCCGCATCCTCGGCGTATTGCGCGGTTTCGCCCGTTACATGGGCTTGCCGCCCCGGGCGCGCTCGGCCTTTATTCGTCAGGTGGAGAAAGACGTCGGCATGCGCGCGGCAAGCCTGGATGTGGCCCAGTATCAGCTGGACATGCCGGGTCTGATCGTTCACGCGGAGGATGATCGCTTCGTGCCGGTCCAGGAGTCGGAGCTGATCCATCAGGCCTGGTTCGACAGTCGCCTGTTGCGCTTGAGCGAGGGTGGCCATCAGCGGGTGCTGGCCGATCCGCGGGTGGTCGAAGCAGTGCTTGCCCTGGTTACCGGGCTCCATCTGCAAGCGCGCCAATCTGCTTGA
- a CDS encoding TetR/AcrR family transcriptional regulator, which produces MNDKKAQTRERILQAASSALIQRGPAEPSVGEVMGAAGLTVGGFYAHFESKDALMLEAFTQLLSHRRGLLDEMDSSLSGEERRALTAAFYLSRKHRDSTEQACPIPASVGEFGRLPESFRKALNEHMELMVAQLATCPEDTDKALADMALMVGGLSLARALGPGELSDRLLRAAKSAIQ; this is translated from the coding sequence ATGAACGACAAAAAAGCTCAAACCCGCGAACGTATTCTCCAGGCCGCCAGTTCCGCGCTGATTCAGCGGGGTCCTGCGGAACCCAGCGTGGGTGAAGTAATGGGCGCGGCCGGGCTGACTGTAGGCGGCTTCTATGCGCACTTTGAGAGCAAGGATGCGTTGATGCTCGAAGCCTTTACCCAATTGCTCTCCCACCGCCGCGGCTTGCTCGACGAGATGGACTCAAGCCTCAGTGGCGAGGAGCGCAGGGCGCTGACGGCGGCTTTCTACCTGTCGCGCAAGCATCGCGACTCCACGGAGCAGGCCTGCCCGATTCCGGCGTCCGTGGGCGAGTTTGGGCGGTTGCCCGAGAGTTTTCGCAAAGCCTTGAATGAACACATGGAGTTGATGGTGGCGCAGTTGGCCACTTGCCCGGAGGACACGGACAAGGCCCTTGCGGACATGGCGTTGATGGTGGGAGGGCTGTCCCTGGCGCGGGCCCTGGGCCCGGGGGAGTTGTCCGATCGTTTGTTGCGTGCCGCCAAGTCGGCAATTCAATGA
- the gltX gene encoding glutamate--tRNA ligase, with protein sequence MTTVRTRIAPSPTGDPHVGTAYIALFNYCFAKQHGGEFILRIEDTDQLRSTRESEQQIFDALRWLGINWSEGPDVGGPHGPYRQSERGDIYQKYAQQLVDLGHAFPCFCTAEELDQMRAEQMARGETPRYDGRALLLSKEEVARRLAAGEPHVIRMKVPTEGVCVVPDMLRGDVEIPWDRMDMQVLMKTDGLPTYFLANVVDDHLMGITHVLRGEEWLPSAPKLILLYEYFGWEQPQLCYMPLLRNPDKSKLSKRKNPTSVTFYERMGFMPEAMLNYLGRMGWSMPDEREKFSLQEMVDNFDLSRVSLGGPIFDIEKLSWLNGQWLRDLPVEEFASRVQTWALNPEYLMKIAPHVQGRVETFSQIAPLAGFFFAGGVTPDAKLFESKKLSGDQVRQLMQLILWKLESLRQWEKDSITATIQAVVESLELKLRDAMPLMFAAITGQASSVSVLDAMEILGPDLTRFRLRQAIDLLGGVSKKENKEWEKLLGAIG encoded by the coding sequence ATGACCACCGTTCGCACGCGCATCGCGCCATCGCCTACCGGGGACCCCCACGTAGGTACCGCTTACATCGCTTTGTTCAACTATTGCTTTGCCAAGCAGCATGGCGGTGAGTTCATTCTGCGTATCGAAGACACCGATCAGTTGCGCTCGACCCGCGAGTCCGAGCAGCAGATCTTCGACGCCTTGCGCTGGTTGGGCATCAATTGGAGCGAAGGGCCGGATGTCGGCGGTCCTCACGGCCCGTATCGCCAGAGCGAGCGCGGTGACATCTACCAGAAGTACGCCCAGCAATTGGTGGACCTGGGGCACGCCTTCCCGTGCTTCTGCACTGCCGAAGAGCTGGACCAGATGCGTGCCGAACAGATGGCCCGTGGCGAAACCCCGCGTTACGACGGCCGTGCGCTGCTGCTGTCCAAGGAAGAAGTGGCCCGGCGCCTGGCGGCCGGCGAGCCTCACGTGATCCGCATGAAGGTGCCGACCGAAGGCGTCTGCGTGGTGCCGGACATGTTGCGTGGCGACGTCGAGATCCCGTGGGATCGCATGGACATGCAAGTGCTGATGAAGACCGACGGCCTGCCAACCTACTTCCTGGCCAACGTGGTCGATGACCACTTGATGGGCATCACCCACGTACTGCGCGGCGAGGAATGGCTGCCTTCGGCGCCGAAACTGATCCTGCTCTACGAATACTTCGGTTGGGAGCAGCCGCAGCTGTGCTACATGCCGCTGCTGCGCAACCCGGACAAGAGCAAGCTGTCCAAGCGCAAGAACCCGACCTCGGTGACCTTCTACGAGCGCATGGGCTTCATGCCCGAGGCCATGCTCAACTACCTGGGGCGCATGGGCTGGTCGATGCCGGATGAGCGCGAGAAGTTCTCGTTGCAGGAAATGGTCGACAACTTCGATCTGTCGCGGGTATCCCTGGGGGGGCCGATCTTCGATATCGAGAAGCTGTCCTGGCTCAATGGCCAGTGGCTGCGGGATCTGCCGGTGGAAGAGTTCGCCAGCCGGGTCCAGACCTGGGCGCTGAACCCCGAATACCTGATGAAGATCGCGCCGCATGTGCAGGGCAGGGTCGAGACATTCAGCCAGATCGCGCCTTTGGCCGGCTTCTTCTTCGCTGGTGGCGTGACCCCGGATGCCAAGTTGTTCGAGTCCAAGAAGCTTTCTGGTGATCAGGTGCGGCAGCTGATGCAGTTGATCCTGTGGAAGCTCGAAAGCCTGCGTCAGTGGGAGAAAGACAGCATCACCGCGACCATTCAGGCGGTGGTTGAATCCCTGGAACTGAAGCTGCGCGACGCCATGCCGCTGATGTTCGCGGCCATCACTGGCCAGGCCAGTTCGGTATCGGTGCTTGATGCCATGGAGATTCTGGGGCCGGACCTGACCCGTTTCCGTCTGCGTCAGGCCATCGACCTGCTCGGTGGCGTGTCGAAGAAAGAGAACAAGGAATGGGAAAAACTGCTGGGCGCCATTGGCTAA
- a CDS encoding HlyD family secretion protein: MPAQLKRRLFVFLSLVLLITLGLFAHWWFHGRFYETTDNAYVQGEITRVSSQLSARIEEVRVQDNQHVEKGQLLIRLEGQDFQLAVDRAQAALATREAERLQAQSKLTQQASLIAASQAQVASSQASLGRSQIDLSRAQTLRKPGYVSEERVTTLSADNHIARSQVAKAEADLQGQRQQVNALNAEIKRLDAQIANAQADLAQAQLNLTRSEIHAPISGIIGQRAARSGQVVQAGAYLLSIVPDQDIWVQANFKETQIGHMQPGQQAELTFDAYGDTPIQARVDSLFAASGAQFSLLPPDNATGNFTKVVQRIPVKLTFAPDNPLQGKIRPGMSVTVKVNVKDPVDGR, from the coding sequence ATGCCTGCCCAACTCAAGCGTCGCCTGTTTGTTTTCCTGTCTCTGGTCCTGCTGATCACCCTGGGGCTGTTCGCCCATTGGTGGTTCCACGGCCGTTTTTATGAAACCACCGATAACGCCTACGTCCAGGGCGAAATCACCCGGGTTTCCAGCCAACTGAGCGCACGGATTGAAGAAGTACGAGTGCAGGACAACCAGCACGTAGAGAAAGGCCAATTGCTGATACGCCTGGAAGGTCAGGACTTCCAGCTGGCGGTGGACCGCGCCCAGGCCGCTCTCGCCACCCGTGAAGCCGAACGCCTGCAGGCCCAGAGCAAACTGACCCAACAAGCCAGCCTGATCGCCGCCAGCCAGGCTCAGGTGGCATCGAGCCAGGCCAGCCTCGGCCGCTCGCAGATCGACCTGTCCCGAGCCCAGACCCTGCGCAAGCCCGGCTATGTCTCCGAGGAACGGGTCACCACCCTTTCCGCCGACAACCACATCGCCCGCTCCCAGGTGGCCAAGGCTGAAGCCGACCTGCAAGGCCAGCGCCAACAGGTCAACGCCCTGAACGCCGAGATCAAGCGCCTCGACGCTCAGATTGCCAATGCTCAGGCCGACCTGGCCCAGGCGCAATTGAACCTGACCCGCAGCGAAATCCACGCCCCCATCAGCGGCATCATCGGCCAGCGTGCGGCGCGCAGCGGCCAGGTGGTACAGGCCGGCGCCTACCTGCTGTCGATCGTTCCGGACCAGGACATCTGGGTTCAAGCCAACTTCAAGGAGACGCAGATCGGCCACATGCAACCCGGACAACAGGCCGAGCTGACCTTCGACGCCTACGGCGACACCCCGATCCAGGCCCGGGTCGACAGCCTGTTCGCCGCCTCGGGCGCACAGTTCAGCCTGCTGCCACCGGACAACGCCACCGGCAACTTCACCAAGGTGGTACAACGCATTCCGGTGAAACTGACCTTCGCCCCCGACAACCCCCTGCAGGGCAAGATCCGGCCGGGGATGTCGGTCACGGTCAAAGTGAACGTCAAAGACCCTGTCGATGGCCGGTGA
- a CDS encoding MDR family MFS transporter, with amino-acid sequence MAGDQLLRPLTEPSRRDWIAVMSAMLGAFMAVLDIQITNSSLKDIQGALSATLEEGSWISTSYLVAEIIMIPLTAWLVQLLSARRLATWVSVGFLIASLLCSMAWSLESMIVFRALQGFTGGALIPLAFTLTLIKLPEHHRAKGMAMFAMTATFAPSIGPTLGGWLTENWGWEYIFYINVPPGLLMIAGLLYGLEKKQAHWELLKSTDYTGILTLGLGLGCLQVFLEEGHRKDWLESNLIVTLGSIALVSLITFVIVQVSKPNPLINLGILRNRNFGLSSISSLGMGVGLYGSIYLLPLYLAQIQNYNALQIGEVIMWMGIPQLFLIPLVPKLMQFISPKWLCALGFGLFGLASFSSGVLNPDFAGPQFNQIQIIRALGQPLIMVTISLIATAYIQPQDAGSASSLFNILRNLGGAIGIALLATLLDARTKTYFDYLREALVPSNPQVAERLATLTDKFDSESAALGKLSEITHQQAQIMAYNDAFHFVGIALGISMLAVLLTKALPKGIKAGEAH; translated from the coding sequence ATGGCCGGTGATCAACTGCTGCGCCCGCTGACGGAACCCAGCCGACGCGACTGGATAGCGGTCATGAGCGCCATGCTCGGCGCCTTCATGGCGGTGCTCGACATCCAGATCACCAACTCCTCGCTGAAGGATATCCAGGGCGCCCTCTCCGCCACCCTTGAGGAAGGCTCGTGGATTTCCACCTCCTACCTGGTGGCGGAGATCATCATGATTCCCCTCACTGCCTGGCTGGTGCAGTTGCTCTCGGCCCGGCGGCTGGCGACCTGGGTTTCGGTGGGTTTCCTGATCGCCTCCCTGCTCTGCTCCATGGCCTGGAGCCTGGAAAGCATGATCGTGTTCCGCGCCCTGCAGGGCTTTACCGGCGGCGCGCTGATTCCCCTGGCGTTCACCCTGACCCTGATCAAGCTCCCCGAGCACCATCGGGCCAAGGGCATGGCCATGTTCGCCATGACCGCCACCTTCGCCCCCTCCATCGGCCCGACCCTGGGTGGCTGGCTGACGGAAAACTGGGGCTGGGAATACATCTTCTACATCAACGTGCCGCCGGGCCTGCTGATGATCGCCGGCCTGCTGTACGGCCTGGAAAAAAAGCAAGCCCACTGGGAACTGCTCAAAAGCACCGACTACACCGGCATCCTGACCCTCGGCCTGGGCCTGGGCTGCCTGCAGGTGTTTCTTGAAGAGGGCCACCGCAAGGACTGGCTGGAGTCGAACCTGATCGTGACCCTGGGCAGCATCGCCCTGGTCAGCCTGATCACCTTCGTCATCGTCCAGGTTTCCAAGCCCAATCCACTGATCAACCTGGGCATCCTGCGCAATCGCAACTTCGGCCTGTCGAGCATTTCCAGCCTGGGCATGGGCGTTGGCCTGTACGGCTCGATCTACCTGCTGCCGCTGTACCTGGCGCAGATCCAGAATTACAACGCCCTGCAGATCGGCGAAGTGATCATGTGGATGGGCATACCGCAGCTGTTCCTGATTCCCCTGGTGCCCAAGCTGATGCAGTTCATCTCGCCCAAATGGCTATGCGCCCTGGGGTTCGGCTTGTTCGGGCTGGCGAGCTTCTCTTCAGGCGTGCTCAATCCGGACTTCGCCGGGCCGCAATTCAACCAGATCCAGATCATCCGCGCCCTAGGCCAGCCGCTGATCATGGTCACCATTTCGCTGATCGCCACGGCTTACATACAGCCCCAGGATGCGGGCTCGGCTTCGAGCCTGTTCAACATCCTGCGCAACCTCGGCGGCGCCATCGGCATCGCCTTGCTGGCGACCCTGCTGGATGCCAGGACCAAGACCTATTTCGACTACCTGCGTGAAGCGCTGGTGCCCAGCAACCCGCAAGTGGCGGAACGCCTGGCGACCCTCACCGACAAGTTCGACAGCGAATCCGCGGCCCTGGGCAAGCTCAGCGAGATCACCCACCAGCAAGCGCAGATCATGGCCTACAACGACGCCTTCCATTTTGTCGGCATTGCCCTGGGCATCAGCATGCTGGCGGTGCTGTTGACCAAGGCCCTGCCCAAGGGCATCAAGGCCGGCGAAGCCCACTGA
- the uvrB gene encoding excinuclease ABC subunit UvrB, giving the protein MSEFQLVTRFQPAGDQPEAIRLLVEGIEAGLAHQTLLGVTGSGKTFSIANVIAQVQRPTLVLAPNKTLAAQLYGEFKAFFPNNAVEYFVSYYDYYQPEAYVPSSDTFIEKDASINDHIEQMRLSATKALLERKDAIIVTTVSCIYGLGSPETYLKMVLHVDRGDKLDQRALLRRLADLQYTRNDMDFARATFRVRGDVIDIYPAESDLEAIRIELFDDEVESISAFDPLTGEVIRKLPRFTFYPKSHYVTPRETLLDAIEGIKVELQERLEYLRANNKLVEAQRLEQRTRFDLEMILELGYCNGIENYSRYLSGRPAGAAPPTLYDYLPADALLVIDESHVSVPQVGAMYKGDRSRKETLVEYGFRLPSALDNRPMRFDEWEGVSPQTIFVSATPGNYEAEHAGRVVEQVVRPTGLVDPQVEVRPALTQVDDLLSEITKRVALEERVLVTTLTKRMAEDLTDYLADHGIRVRYLHSDIDTVERVEIIRDLRLGTFDVLVGINLLREGLDMPEVSLVAILDADKEGFLRSERSLIQTIGRAARNLNGRAILYADRITGSMERAIGETERRRDKQIAFNLANGITPKGVFKDVADIMEGATVPGSRSKKRKGMAKAAEESARYENELRSPSEISKRIRQLEEKMYQLARDLEFEAAAQMRDEIAKLRERLLTV; this is encoded by the coding sequence ATGTCCGAATTCCAGCTAGTCACCCGCTTTCAGCCTGCCGGCGACCAGCCGGAAGCCATCCGCCTGCTGGTCGAAGGCATCGAGGCCGGGCTGGCCCACCAGACCCTGCTCGGCGTGACCGGCTCGGGCAAGACCTTCAGCATCGCCAATGTGATTGCCCAGGTGCAGCGCCCGACCCTGGTACTGGCGCCGAACAAGACCCTGGCCGCCCAGTTGTATGGTGAATTCAAGGCGTTCTTCCCGAATAACGCGGTGGAGTATTTCGTTTCCTACTACGACTACTACCAGCCCGAAGCCTATGTACCGTCGTCCGATACCTTTATCGAGAAGGACGCCTCGATCAACGACCACATCGAGCAGATGCGCCTGTCCGCGACCAAGGCGCTGCTGGAGCGTAAGGACGCCATCATCGTTACCACGGTGTCCTGCATCTATGGCCTGGGCAGCCCGGAAACCTACCTGAAGATGGTCCTGCACGTGGACCGCGGCGACAAACTCGATCAGCGCGCCTTGCTGCGGCGCCTGGCGGACTTGCAATACACCCGCAACGACATGGACTTCGCCCGTGCCACCTTCCGCGTGCGCGGCGACGTGATCGACATCTACCCGGCGGAATCCGACTTGGAGGCGATCCGCATTGAGCTGTTCGACGACGAGGTGGAAAGCATCAGCGCCTTCGATCCGTTGACCGGTGAAGTGATCCGCAAGCTGCCGCGTTTCACCTTCTATCCCAAGAGCCACTACGTGACCCCGCGGGAAACCCTGCTGGATGCCATCGAGGGGATCAAGGTGGAGTTGCAGGAGCGCCTGGAATACCTGCGCGCCAACAACAAGCTGGTAGAAGCCCAGCGCCTGGAGCAACGCACCCGTTTCGATCTGGAGATGATCCTCGAACTGGGTTACTGCAACGGCATCGAGAACTACTCGCGCTACCTCTCCGGTCGTCCCGCCGGGGCCGCGCCACCCACCTTGTACGACTACCTGCCGGCGGATGCGCTGCTGGTGATCGACGAATCCCACGTCAGCGTGCCCCAGGTCGGCGCCATGTATAAGGGCGACCGTTCGCGCAAGGAAACCCTGGTGGAGTACGGCTTCCGCCTGCCGTCGGCGCTGGATAACCGGCCGATGCGCTTCGACGAGTGGGAAGGTGTCAGCCCACAGACCATCTTCGTCTCCGCCACTCCGGGCAACTATGAAGCGGAACACGCCGGGCGCGTGGTGGAGCAGGTGGTGCGCCCCACCGGCCTGGTGGACCCGCAAGTGGAAGTGCGCCCGGCCCTGACCCAGGTGGACGACCTGCTGTCGGAAATCACCAAGCGCGTGGCGCTGGAAGAGCGGGTGCTGGTTACCACCCTGACCAAGCGCATGGCCGAGGACCTGACCGATTACCTGGCCGACCACGGCATACGGGTGCGCTACCTGCACTCGGACATCGATACGGTGGAACGGGTGGAAATCATCCGCGACCTGCGCCTGGGCACGTTCGACGTGCTGGTGGGGATCAACCTGCTGCGTGAAGGCCTGGACATGCCGGAAGTGTCCCTGGTGGCGATTCTGGATGCCGACAAGGAAGGTTTCCTGCGTTCCGAGCGCTCGTTGATCCAGACCATTGGTCGTGCCGCGCGTAACCTCAACGGCCGGGCGATTCTCTATGCCGACCGCATCACCGGCTCCATGGAGCGGGCGATTGGCGAAACCGAGCGTCGGCGTGACAAGCAGATCGCCTTCAACCTGGCCAACGGCATCACCCCCAAAGGGGTGTTCAAGGACGTTGCCGACATCATGGAGGGCGCCACTGTGCCGGGCTCGCGCAGCAAGAAGCGCAAGGGCATGGCCAAGGCTGCCGAGGAAAGTGCCCGCTACGAAAACGAGCTGCGTTCGCCGAGCGAAATCAGCAAACGCATCCGTCAGCTCGAAGAGAAGATGTACCAATTGGCCCGCGACCTGGAGTTCGAGGCCGCGGCGCAGATGCGCGACGAAATCGCCAAGCTGCGCGAGCGCCTGCTCACCGTCTAA